A stretch of Gouania willdenowi chromosome 21, fGouWil2.1, whole genome shotgun sequence DNA encodes these proteins:
- the LOC114455661 gene encoding uncharacterized protein LOC114455661: MESLFAEEGTDTGQIDGKIKNKWRWAWLDEAGDDGKLFRTWCKKMTLSGVCMCVICHKKIPYGGNGKKVLARHSADAKHKAAVRALKHTSSLPGAVTVTAEAPISMADRVCNQKVRICAFIAEHDLLFTLAQPLVKLVTAMAEDRSALSRLSMSNTHASYLSTHGIGAQFKSELSSKLQGHMFSLTVDESTTTNMDRVVNVLVRYFDDDRQKVLTQHFASSKVNIADANTLTHTLTDIMQSNGLDWDQTVSLLMDNCNVMRGKKSGVETQIRLQNPSLLDISGATVHMVSNVAKALCSPFQG; this comes from the exons ATGGAGTCGTTGTTTGCTGAAGAGGGTACTGACACTGGTCAAATTGACGggaagataaaaaacaaatggagatgggctTGGTTAGACGAAGCGGGGGATGATGGAAAGCTGTTTCGCACATGGTGCAAAAAGATGACATTGtcaggtgtgtgtatgtgcgttaTTTGTCATAAAAAAATCCCGTATGGCGGCAATGGCAAGAAAGTGTTAGCACGCCATTCTGCAGATGCTAAACACAAGGCTGCTGTTCGAGCGCTGAAACATACCTCCTCTCTGCCTGGTGCCGTTACAGTAACAGCCGAGGCCCCCATTTCCATGGCTGATCGTGTGTGCAACCAAAAAGTGCGCATATGTGCTTTCATAGCTGAACACGATCTTTTGTTTACTCTAGCACAGCCCCTAGTAAAACTAGTTACTGCCATGGCCGAGGATCGAAGTGCTCTTTCTAGATTGTCGATGTCAAATACACACGCTTCGTACCTGTCTACACATGGCATTGGTGCCCAGTTCAAATCTGAGTTGTCATCCAAGCTACAGGGTCATATGTTTTCCCTCACTGTTGACGAATCCACCACCACTAACATGGACCGGGTTGTAAACGTGCTTGTGAGGTACTTTGATGACGATAGGCAGAAAGTACTGACCCAGCATTTTGCCTCAAGTAAGGTCAATATTGCTGATGCAAatacgctcacacacacactgacggaTATCATGCAGTCCAATGGTCTGGATTGGGACCAAACTGTGTCCCTTTTGATGGACAACTGCAATGTAATGAGAGGGAAAAAATCAGGCGTGGAGACACAAATTAGGTTGCAGAACCCATCACTGCTGGACATTAGTGGGGCCACTGTCCACATGGTTTCCAATGTAGCAAAGGCTCTGTGTAGTCCATTCCAAG GATAA